The sequence GCCGAtgcttgaaataaaaaatacaataacAATTACCAAACCAACAACCTCTTTGactcaaatgttttatttttattttacagttGAAGTTTAAATTCATATTTCTATCctagtttttcaaaaatgtcaaTGAAATATCTAACTTCTAAATACATGTTTATGGCCTGATGGtgttaaatgctattttacctTTTAATTATTTCGTTTTTTTTGCCATTTACAAGTAAAACTATTGAATTACATACATTTACCACATTGAGTTGATGAAATCTGTACAAATTACGGCTGCAATTTAAGGGTATTTTTATTACAGATTAAACTTTCAATCTTTATAACGTGAACAACTCTCCTGCAGTTCAACCTAACACTTGGCATAgtactttttctttgttaaatacattttgttgttGGACATCCACATGTTATTTTTAAGCAGCTGTGCATGTTCACCACTAGGTggagcaatttgtctaattCTGATTTATTAGCTTGTTCTCTAAATCTGCATGAACTTAAATAGATACTGACTGATGTAGTTAAAAAGTGTCACTTGCTAACTGTttctttaagtgtgtgtgtgttagtgtgtgtacgCCCCCTGTCCTCAGATTCCTGTGTTTCTGTAAACAGAGTGGTCACTGCTCAGACTTTTGCCTGAATAAGGCTTTGCtcctcactttttttttttcaacctttTTAACCCGTTGTTTCCCAGTCACAGGAGTTTCACGCTGCAGCCTCCAGATGAAGcggtacaaactgtgaagaaaaagaaaaggtttTGCCCCACAACATTTCACATGACATCATCGAGGAtgcagggactagaggaggagaGACTGCTGAGGGGGACAGAATcatctcccctcctcctcctcctcctcctcctcctcctcctcctcctcctcctcctcctcgttcTCCTTCCCATCTTGGGTGGTTCATGTAAGCAGCCTCCACCCGCTCTCCAAACATGTATCCTTATGAAGCGCTGCGGTGTGAGGTGGGATGTCAGGGCTGAGATCTCACAGCTCTCCAGTAAACTCTGAAGGACCCAGGACAGGCTGAACACTTTCTAAGGAGCCACAAAAGGTTGCACCCTGGAAACAGGTGGGTGACACTGCACCTCATCACACACATCATCAGGGTCTATTTCTCACACTTGTATTCCTTTATTCTTCCCATGTTGTGCTTTAGGCGTCCTGCCACTCCTTCCCCCCTGTGTCTGAGCACATAGTTGTACGCTGCTATCAGATTCTTTGGGTCTTGTTCCGCCACATTACTATATTTGTACATGTTTTTGGCTCTTCTCTGGTGCACTCGGGGCCCGAGATGCACTGAGAGGTTCTCCAGTAAGACAAACATTTCCTTCCAAGGCTGCTCACTTTGTGACTCACACAGCTGTTAATATTTGAATGAGTGTGATTTTATGCTCTGCTCGTGACATTTGCACGCAACAATACAAAGTATCGCGTCTGTGGAACAGATTCAAACCTTGTCAATAGTTATTCAGACCAAGTTTTTGCatgaatgttttttttcttctcaaagcCCTAAGTGTGTCTTTATCCCAACTAGTTGATTTGCTTCTCAAGAAATGGAATCAAAAACTGACGATGGATCAGTGGCCACGGGAGAACTGTCTGCTATTGAAGATGAAGAAGTTCTCAACAAGATGGTGAGCCGATGTGTGACTTTTAATGAAATATGTCTCTGACCGCAGTGCTGGAAGAAAAAGGAGAGTTGTCTTTGTCTAAAGGGGAACAAAACTCACAGAAAACCTTGCATGTTTAATTCAATGAATCAGCCCTTTGTATTTGCTGCGCTGATGATATTTATTCACCCCTCTGACTCTGAACATTTCTCAAATTGTCTTTTAAGCTGGATAATGCAAAAGATTTTGAAGAGAGAAAGATCTTACGCGCTGCATTAAGGGACCTGCTCAAGAAAAAGAGAGGTACAATCTGATGCAAATTACCATGATAGAATCTGCAATGAACTTCTGATGTGTTGCTCCATTACTAAATGTCCCaccactcctctctcctcagatAAGCGAGAGCAGGATCGAGGGTCGAGGCAGCAGGACTTGAGGCAGCAGGGGCTGAGTAAAGGAGGGACCACCGGGGGGGCTGTTAGCATCGGCAGAGCATCCATGAACCAGCAGCCTCCAACAAACAGTGAGCTTATAAAGATGTCTCTGTGATACTTCTATGTTTTGTTTGAACAATGAAGATTCTTGACTTTTGATTCTCTGCGTTTTGTTAGAGACGTCAGGCCAGGCCTCTCCGTCAGCAGGCAGGTGAGTCAAATGTATTTTCAGTTTCACATGTTTGGTGTCTTTAACTGTAATGTCTGGGAACAGTTATGGCGCTTATTTAATCCCAGatatgcccacacacacacacgcacacgcacacgcacacgcacacacactttttcttttttctggaAAGGGAGTGGTGAGCGGAGGGGGAATTCAGCTGGTTGCTTTCTGCAAACTCACGAGGCCACTAAATCCAACCACTGTACCTTTAAGTACCCAGATCCACAAAATGTTACTTGATGTTTTGGAAATAATCATAAAAGGAACCACATATTTTCTAGCCTGaccttagttatttatttagttgttATTTGATGCCTTTGTTTTTCAGtccttttttaaatactttttaatTATTGGCTTATTTCTATGCACTTTGCTCAGAATATAAATTCATATTTACATGGAGTATAGGTAAATCACAACAAAAAACTCAACTGAAATTGTATTTTAACTAACTAAACTATTTTTAtcccttgcttttatttattctaGTGTCTTTTTTATATCTTacattgtgtttttaaatggTGCAATTTTTAGTCTTGCTTGACACATTTTTTTGTTGTAGTTTTTGCATTCGTTACTTATTTTCTGTGCTGTTTTAATGTTGCATTGTGAAGAGCTATGGGCTACAATACATGCTTGTATGAAAAGTGCTGAATAAATAAAGTCGAGTTGAATGTTAACTGTGAGGTAAATCCTAATGACATTTCTAATAGGAGCCTGATGGTTGCAAAGCAAAGTCTTCATAGTCTTTCACCCAAAAAAAGGACACAATTACATTTATTAAGCAAAGCATTTGTTGTTTTATTTCTCCTTAGCAAGGCCAGTCCCGCTTTAGCCTCAGCCCAGAAATGTCCTTCTCCTGCTGCAGCACCCAACATTAAAAATGTCAAACAGATGCTTCTGGACTGGTGCAGGGCCAAAACAGAGCCATATGAGGTAAACATGCCCTACGTCTTTTTGTCTGTAAATTATTGCCCAATGGAGCTAAATATAGCTCTGCCCCTTACGTTTCATTCTCTGTCACTATTTCTCCTAAACTGAAACAACTCAGGGAGTGAACATCCGAAACTTCTCCTCAAGTTGGAAGGACGGCATAGCCTTCTGCGCCTTGGTGCACCGCTTCTTCCCCGATGCGTTCGAGTACTACACCCTAAATCCCACCAAGCCCAAGGAAAACTTTGAGTTGGCCTTCAGCACCGCAGAGTGAGCCGTCTTCCCTTATATGAAGAAGCAGGAGCATCTTGTCTGATACACAGTCCAGCCCTGTCTTGCAGTTCAAAACGAAGTTATTTATCTAAGTTTGTCTCAAGTGgttttgtctctgtgtctgtctgcagGAGGCTGGCTGGCTGCCCCCCCCTGCTGGACCCTGATGACTTAATCCGGATGAAAGAGCCTGACTGGAAGTGTGTGTACACGTACATCCAGGAGTTTTACCGCTGCCTGGTGGAGAAAGGCCTGGTCAAAACCAAAAAGTGACTGTAGACTCAGAAAGGCTTTGATAATCAGCTGTGATTTTATAATTCACACAATCAACACGCACAAGCTGAGATCAAAAACATAATGCCAAGCACCTTTTTACATTTTGTCTGAGTTGATATTACGTATGTAATGTGTCTGGCTTATGTAAATGCACAGTGCCTTATGTGAAGCCTTTGTGTGGTTGTATTAGAAAGGACTCTTGCTCTCAGTGGACAGCTGGCGCCTGGGATAAATGCATTCCTCTGAGATTACACATCTGCATTAATCCCAGTCACAGCTATGGAGACTCTGGGAACACATTTTATCATGATGCTGTTGAGGGCCTGAGGGTGTGAGTATTAAAAAACGCATTTAATAAAAATCCATCCATTATTCACTtggttcttcttttttttttttaaatagctgaTGGCTAAACTTAATTGTACTGTAGATATTAAGTGTTTTATTTGCTTTGAGACGTTATTCAGCAAGTACGCATGTATTATTTAATCTAATTTATAATAGATAGCTTTGATATATGTTCGGCTTGGGCTTCAgactttacatttataatggaAAACCTGTTAGAAATGTAGGACTATTAGTTTAAATGAGGCGTTTAATGAcaagaaatgtaa comes from Pseudochaenichthys georgianus chromosome 12, fPseGeo1.2, whole genome shotgun sequence and encodes:
- the smtna gene encoding smoothelin-like protein 1; this translates as MESKTDDGSVATGELSAIEDEEVLNKMLDNAKDFEERKILRAALRDLLKKKRDKREQDRGSRQQDLRQQGLSKGGTTGGAVSIGRASMNQQPPTNKTSGQASPSAGSKASPALASAQKCPSPAAAPNIKNVKQMLLDWCRAKTEPYEGVNIRNFSSSWKDGIAFCALVHRFFPDAFEYYTLNPTKPKENFELAFSTAERLAGCPPLLDPDDLIRMKEPDWKCVYTYIQEFYRCLVEKGLVKTKK